Below is a window of Undibacterium sp. YM2 DNA.
CCAGGCCAAATTCCAACGTCACATGGTTTTTGTAAGAGAAAACACCGCAAAATGGCCGCGCTGCTGAAAACAGCAGGCCACCGTATTTGACTTCTTCGCTCACACCCTCATCAAGCTTCAGGATCATTTCACGCAGGCTTTGCACCAGCGCATAATTCTCTTCATTAAGCATGCGTATGTCTTGCAGCAGCTTGTTGATTCTCTCTGTACTCATGAGACCTGCTCCCTTTTCATGTGCGGCGTCAGGATTGCCGCAATTGATGCACTGTTGCAGATGGTGCGCACGGCGTCCACTACAAAATGGCTGAGTGTGTGGCTACGTTGATGATGACTTCCATTATTTCCTGACCTGGCCCTGCTGATCCCGCAGCAACATCATCAACTTCTCAGAAATAAGTCTGGGTTTGTCATTACTGTCATTGTAGCTTGCACAGCCCTCAGGCAGTAGCTGCTCCTTACTTTTGCCTGCTCTTGAAAAATACAGTTGATCACCATCACAACGCAAACGCGCCCTGACCTGGCGGGTGGATTTTTTGCGCACCTCGGCAACCCAGCAGGCATCTGCGCAGCCGCTGGAGTGATAGGCCAGCAGCTCGCCGCGTACTGGCCAATTGAGGGTGTATTCGCCGGTGCCGCCAGATGCCCATGCGATAGCGCTGCATGTGAGCAGTGCCATCAGGGTAATTTGAGTAAGTTGGCGTACAGTGTGGTTCATCAGGGAGAATTAAAATCCATCAAGATCAACATTTTTTTGAAGTGTTGGCAGCTTGTATAGGTATATGCTTGGGAATAACATTTTACTTATCCCAAATCTTCACAACCAGGTTAAGAGGTTTGAGTGCCATGGCGTCTGCCTTGAATTTACTGCCATCCAGCACATTGGCATCCTGCGTGCTTGTCTGCGATACTGGCACGGCACTTTCATTCCTCCTGCGCAGTATTTCGCTTTTTACGAAGGTCTCTACGTCTGGCGGCTGCTGCAGCGATTTTCCGCCCTTATGCGGGTATTGCACATAATTTTCTGGCGGCGTTGGCAATTGTTCTTCACAGTGCGTTGAACAGGTATTGACCAGCAAAGGGACGGTATCAGTGCCAATTCTCAGGCTGATCCATAGTTGATTCGTTTCTGCATAGCTGATCGTTTTTTTACAGATACTGCATTTCAGCATATCGCCGTCATATCTGACAGGATTGTGATCCAGACGAGGAAATGGCGTTCTGAACTTATAATTCCCATACAAGGCTCGCGTACTGATGCGGCTCGATACCAGGTTTTTGCACTGTGTTATCTCATATGGAAACCAGTGCAGGTCATATGAAGTGTAAGGATCGAAAAATTCAAGGGCAGTCATGCCACCTATTTCTGGCGGAATTCTTTTCAGCTTGCTGCCATAGAGCCAGATTTTTTTGACCTTGTCCAGTCTGACGATGGATGCAGGCAAGGTATGTATCTGGGAAAAAAGCTCAGCGCCTAAAAAGTCACGTGGAGAAAACTCATCATGCCCGCTCATCGCCAATTCATCAACATAGTCGCAAAGCTTTTTCCAAGCCAGAGAATTTTTATCTTGAACGTCGTTTTCCATACTTGAATTAAATGGCTTCACACTCACCTCTCAACATTATCATGGACATATAAACCAACATGCTACACCTGTTCAATCAGCGTGTGAAAACGATCAAATTCCCGTATCCGCCAGCTTGCCCCTGTACAAAGCCGCGACAAGGTCAGATTGTGTAAGCATGCCCGTCAAACGGCGTTCTTCATTGATGATGGGCACATGGTGCAAGCCCTGGTCAGACAGCAAGGGCACCAGCTCGACGATGTGCATATTATGGCGGGCCGTGCGCACCGGGTGGCTCATGATCTGGCCAACGACTTCTGGTTTGGTGGAGTGCATGAGGCGGGTGCGGCGCAATACCTGGCGCAGTTTTTCATCAAATTTTTCATAGACGTCGAGATTGGCATTCTTCATGAAATCGACCAGGGTGACGATGCCGATGACGCGGCGCGCCTTGTCGATGACTGGCAAGGCCTTGATCCTGTGCTTGCGCAGCAGCGTCCAGGCTTCTTCAAGGGTGGTACCGTATTCTACTGTGACGAGGTCTTTGGACATGATGTCGGCGCAGGTGATTTCGCCAAAGCGGCGGCGGTAGGCATGCATCTCGGTTTGCAGGAACAGGGATTCCAGATCATCGCGGCTGATATCAAGCACCTGATTGTATTTTTGCAGCACTTCATCAAGGTCGCGCGACTGAAAACCGAGGCGGTCTATGGGCCGCACATCGCCCGTACCATGTTTGCTGGAATGATCTGGCTGGGCAGCATGCGGGTAGCGGCGGCCTGTGGCATTGTTATACGCCAGCGCAAACAGCGCCAGCAAGATGGAGTTGATGCCGGTAGGGATCAGCACAAACTGGTAACCGAGACCAAGTATCACCGGCCCGCCGAGTACCGCGGTGAGCGCCACCGCTCCACCGGGTGGATGCAGGCAGCGCAGCAGGAACATCGCTGCCACTGCCAGCGCAGTCGCCAGTGCCGCCGTAGCCATCGACGGCCCGAACAGATGTACGCACAACACACCCACAAGCGCCGACAGCATATTGCCACCGAAAACAGACCAGGGCTGCGCCAGCGGGCTGGCAGGTACGCCAAACAGCAAAACGGCAGAAGCCCCTATCGGTGCCAGCAACATGGGGATGGTGGCAAGATTGTCGATTGAACCCAGCATGGCCCTGGTTGCCAGACCCGTCAATAACAGCCCAGCCAGCATGCCGGCACAGGCGCGCAGGCGTTCACGATTGTCGGTACCTATTTGCGCAGGCGCAAAAGTTTTGAGCCAGGCTAGCAGGCTCTCCAGAGCAGACCATTTTCTTTGCATGGCGTGTAGAACTCATTTCATAATTAGGAGCGAGGTGCGTTTGCCTCATAACTTTAACCGACAAGACGTACGTAGCTGCGAAATAATTCGCCTGTTTGCCACGGGCTACAGCAATCTGACCGGCGTTACGAGGCAAACCCTACGGGAACGGGCGATTCGGGCGCATTGCTGCGTGCAGTTTGTTATCTTGCGCTTGCTAAGGCACCAGCCTTAGCTGCACAGGGTATACACCTTACGCCTTGCACTGCATCCCGACTCACCTCGTTCGCACTCACTCCCAATCATGAAATGAGTCCTCATTTTATTTTGCAACAAAGTGCAAAGTGTATAGGGAAAATAATTGCTTTGTTGGAGTATGTTAACACCGTGCTTTTGCAATGCACAAATACCTGCCTCATGCCCTGTCATTTCTGGAGAATACAATGAACAAAGACTTATCCCGTGCCCTGGTCATCCTTGGCGTCTTGCTGGCCCTGGGCATGTCGGCTGCGGCTTTTATCTTTGGTATGCAGGCCAGGCATATCGGTGCGGGCAAGCAGAGTATATCGGTCAAGGGACTGGCCGAAAAGCCTGTGCAAGCTGATTATGCAGAATGGCGCATAGGCGTAACGGTAGTGGCGCCCAGCTTTGCCGAGGCACTGGCCAAGTTGCGCAAATCACGCCCAGTGCTTGATGAATTCCTGGGCAAGCAGGGCTTTGAAAAAACTGCGCTGAAAGAATCAGAAGAAGCCGTGGATGCCAATATGGTCGTTGAAGATTTGCCCGATGGCCGCAACCGCCAGGTGCAGCGCGGCTACAAGGCCACGCAAAGCATACTGGTCACATCGAAAGATTTGACCAAGGTAACCAACGTCAGCCGCGCTGCACTGCAACTCGAAGCGGATGGCCAGCCAGTATTTCACAGCGCACCGCAATACCTGGTATCAAAACTCGAAGACATCAAGATGTCATTGATAGGCGCCGCCACTGAAAACGCCAACAAGCGCGCCTCTGAATTTGCCAAGTACGGCTCGGTCAAGGTAGGAAGCATGCGCTCTGCCTCGCAGGGAGCGTTCTATATCCTGCCAGTCGGCACAGAAACCAGCTCGGACGAATACGGCGGCACTTACGACAAGACCACGATAGACAAGGTCGCGCGGGTGGTGGTGACGATAGAATATGGGATAGAGCGTTGATATAAAATTGGTTCTGGTGCGGTGCGCATGGCGCACCTTTTTTTTTGGTCTGACGCTATGCAGGGAAATTTCGCAAAATTATTGACATCTGCTCACGCTTTCCACACCACTAAAACAACTCATCCAACTGCATAAAAAACTCCCGCTTCGCTGGTGCATCTGCTAAACCTAACGAGGCCAGTGAAGCCAGGAATTCATCCGCCACTTTGTCAGACACTTCTTCACGCAGATTGCGG
It encodes the following:
- a CDS encoding SIMPL domain-containing protein, which produces MNKDLSRALVILGVLLALGMSAAAFIFGMQARHIGAGKQSISVKGLAEKPVQADYAEWRIGVTVVAPSFAEALAKLRKSRPVLDEFLGKQGFEKTALKESEEAVDANMVVEDLPDGRNRQVQRGYKATQSILVTSKDLTKVTNVSRAALQLEADGQPVFHSAPQYLVSKLEDIKMSLIGAATENANKRASEFAKYGSVKVGSMRSASQGAFYILPVGTETSSDEYGGTYDKTTIDKVARVVVTIEYGIER
- a CDS encoding HPP family protein — encoded protein: MQRKWSALESLLAWLKTFAPAQIGTDNRERLRACAGMLAGLLLTGLATRAMLGSIDNLATIPMLLAPIGASAVLLFGVPASPLAQPWSVFGGNMLSALVGVLCVHLFGPSMATAALATALAVAAMFLLRCLHPPGGAVALTAVLGGPVILGLGYQFVLIPTGINSILLALFALAYNNATGRRYPHAAQPDHSSKHGTGDVRPIDRLGFQSRDLDEVLQKYNQVLDISRDDLESLFLQTEMHAYRRRFGEITCADIMSKDLVTVEYGTTLEEAWTLLRKHRIKALPVIDKARRVIGIVTLVDFMKNANLDVYEKFDEKLRQVLRRTRLMHSTKPEVVGQIMSHPVRTARHNMHIVELVPLLSDQGLHHVPIINEERRLTGMLTQSDLVAALYRGKLADTGI
- a CDS encoding DUF1801 domain-containing protein, translating into MSTERINKLLQDIRMLNEENYALVQSLREMILKLDEGVSEEVKYGGLLFSAARPFCGVFSYKNHVTLEFGLGASLPDKYKKLEGEGKYRRHLKLTSEQDISDKHVHDYLLLALKAASE